The Xiphias gladius isolate SHS-SW01 ecotype Sanya breed wild chromosome 4, ASM1685928v1, whole genome shotgun sequence genome includes a window with the following:
- the LOC120788762 gene encoding gonadotropin-releasing hormone receptor has translation MGEILIVNIYDIIIVEASTTTTGTWLCRSLKFLTVFGETTSILFTVLISIFRYQKLRDADKRVNLPICLDSIRSALMVSGICVMVSSLLSLPIFVLNLQGPAENITRNRSGCPPDFFQCGKNHCPIVNHFYKYLFILTFNLLPLIIVTVTSCLIIMVLLSRRKMVTPVVSVSGLNQFGRKSKGPRLQRSTIAVLAAMWLFQVDWTLYLIFQLTFSPTDFPFWAEIGFFISTSYTSISPYVYGIGNNLFSIKNFIKR, from the coding sequence ATGGGGGAAATTCTCATTGTGAATATCTATGATATTATCATTGTCGAGgcttccaccaccaccactggcACTTGGTTGTGTCGCTCGCTCAAGTTCCTGACTGTGTTTGGTGAAACTACCAGCATCCTCTTCACTGTCCTCATCAGCATCTTCCGCTACCAGAAGCTGAGAGACGCCGATAAGAGGGTCAACCTCCCAATCTGCCTGGACAGCATCAGGTCAGCCTTGATGGTGAGCGGGATTTGTGTGATGGTCTCCTCGCTACTCAGTCTCCCCATTTTTGTCCTGAACCTGCAAGGCCCTGCAGAAAACATCACAAGAAACAGAAGTGGCTGCCCACCAGACTTCTTTCAGTGTGGCAAAAATCATTGTCCCATTGTCAATCACTTCTACAAATATCTGTTCATCCTGACATTCAACCTGCTGCCTCTGATCATCGTGACAGTTACCAGCTGCCTCATCATCATGGTACTGCTGAGCCGGAGAAAGATGGTGACACCAGTGGTGAGTGTGAGCGGGTTGAACCAGTTCGGCAGGAAGAGTAAAGGTCCGAGGCTTCAGCGAAGCACGATAGCTGTACTGGCTGCCATGTGGTTGTTCCAGGTGGACTGGACTCTCTACCTGATCTTCCAGCTGACTTTCAGCCCCACTGACTTTCCTTTTTGGGCGGAAATTGGGTTCTTTATCTCAACTTCCTATACATCCATCAGTCCGTATGTGTACGGGATAGGGAATAACCTGTTCTCCATCAAGAACTTTATAAAGAGGTAA